A genome region from Arthrobacter sp. V1I9 includes the following:
- a CDS encoding FtsK/SpoIIIE domain-containing protein, with translation MKFHCTLVRSTGSVMQEAPCELTINAPEGTGGEVVHAQLIQKFGTGSITIRGQDIRSMTVGEAPLVNGAVLVDGTYERKVRRRPPAEDAQLALAVHTGVGAGTLVPLRRGSYTIGRSGTRIVIPDPELSREHARLVVTETDILIIDLDSANGIHVDGERVRNAVVSTGSSITCGNTTMSLVFIDLTDKALADAGTSTQQPLTVTGRMDTGNRAALLLTATLPLLIGIGLAVLTGMWMFLAFAAASAVSVLVPLASGRRQRRDLARAVAAAVAEDRERRLRSGPSLAILALAINQRQGPTSVSPGGEGVWLRVGEAPQPANVRVEPAVSSVGIPGVGAVPVFLDPGIPRTTLRGPGAVADGIVRSLVMQLAGYPKGHGTRVVIYGEAARLPLGARYLPGVILTASASDLLRILSEGFGRSYQHGVLLLLPASDTGHDDGAVCVTAAALGWQVLEFLAAEVNGGPCDVELAERKSLLRLTARDVAFVPDLAPEDVFLSFCRQLAVHTERPDNEDPAVPAQCSLQDVLPLAPQHTEARWNASARDHRLNIPLGLGPTGTRTLDLQADGPHLLVAGTTGSGKSELLRSLTLALALCHPPKRVNFLFVDFKGGSGLGPLTELVHCVGLLTDLSAHELERTLTSLRAEIRLREEALASARVPDLTAYRHTRASQDFPLPHLVIVIDEFRMLVDDAPEALRELMRIAAIGRSLGIHLVMATQRPQGALTADIRANVTSSIALRVQSEMESSDIINSKCAAAISVDAPGRAFLARGTEVPLEFQTASVGPAQGEPGPAGAVRVQLAVECLASTGSVGADMCLPSGQTPAQAARPLVAMVRDLWLERKEPAPRRPVAPALPSNLTKPQEAASSFPAGGPRPSARSIKLGLLDLPAKQKVVPLEWNPAEDGHVALIGAPSSGATEALELAVMQLLLRPFEAHGYVLDADGTFLYAAAHPGIGAHAGLHELRRAVRVLERLKRELTHRLGKGGKQHDDALLVLVISGWGSWVSAFRAGPLAWAEDLVQDLARDGARAGIIVLIAGDRELVSSRAFSSLPNQLYFPTGSNTDSRIAWPRMPATAELTGRAVVFGPVSHGVPAVCQLYSVTSHSWNSGSTALLDDEAGLDSAENVGGQQTKRPFKVEQLPAVVAAKDIRPTAQPGVMAQPPPDRTQPAPTPQGSRRQDIVLGVGGDELGPKSCTLQGAGVLTVLGGAGSGKTNVLRALPLMNPDPGPWLYPQDGTDPCDFWKRELATAAAGELSKGKVALVDDADLLPAEAIRNLSDLNALGYPMVLTATYSSLLIQRVPLVMSSRSAGTGLLLAPRSLSDGDLFGGPIRSRGHRTARQGRARLPRGGTKHPGGLGSSRGGSMTLHGRKSVLKE, from the coding sequence ATGAAGTTCCATTGCACGCTGGTCCGCAGCACCGGTTCCGTGATGCAGGAAGCACCATGTGAGCTGACCATCAACGCACCCGAAGGGACTGGCGGCGAAGTTGTCCATGCCCAGCTGATTCAGAAGTTCGGGACCGGATCTATCACTATTCGCGGCCAAGACATCCGCTCGATGACCGTCGGTGAGGCCCCCTTGGTCAACGGCGCGGTTCTTGTGGACGGGACCTACGAGCGGAAGGTCCGACGACGGCCGCCGGCCGAGGACGCCCAGCTTGCCCTGGCCGTCCACACCGGCGTCGGAGCTGGCACCCTTGTGCCGCTGCGGCGGGGTTCCTACACCATCGGCAGGAGCGGCACCCGCATAGTAATCCCCGATCCCGAACTCTCCCGAGAGCACGCCCGCCTCGTGGTCACCGAGACGGACATACTGATCATTGACCTGGACAGCGCCAACGGCATCCACGTCGACGGCGAACGGGTCCGAAACGCCGTCGTCTCCACCGGCTCGAGCATCACCTGCGGCAACACAACCATGTCGCTGGTTTTTATTGACCTAACGGACAAAGCATTGGCCGACGCCGGGACCTCCACCCAGCAGCCCCTCACCGTCACTGGCCGGATGGATACAGGCAACAGGGCGGCACTCCTGCTGACCGCCACGCTTCCCTTGCTGATCGGGATAGGACTCGCCGTGCTCACCGGCATGTGGATGTTCCTTGCCTTTGCTGCCGCTTCCGCAGTGTCTGTCCTGGTGCCCCTCGCCTCAGGGCGCCGGCAGCGCCGCGACCTCGCACGAGCCGTTGCAGCCGCCGTGGCAGAAGACCGGGAAAGACGACTCCGGTCCGGCCCCTCCCTCGCCATCCTGGCGCTGGCCATAAATCAGCGGCAGGGCCCCACCTCTGTTTCCCCTGGCGGAGAAGGGGTTTGGCTGCGGGTCGGTGAGGCTCCGCAGCCAGCGAATGTGAGAGTCGAGCCAGCCGTATCATCGGTGGGCATTCCGGGCGTAGGCGCGGTTCCGGTGTTCCTGGACCCAGGAATTCCCAGGACAACCCTCCGCGGACCAGGTGCAGTGGCGGACGGCATCGTCCGTTCCCTGGTGATGCAGCTTGCGGGCTACCCCAAGGGCCACGGCACGCGAGTTGTCATTTATGGTGAAGCAGCCCGCCTACCCCTGGGCGCCCGCTATCTGCCCGGCGTCATTCTCACCGCTTCTGCATCTGATCTTCTGCGCATTCTTAGCGAAGGCTTCGGGCGGAGCTATCAACACGGCGTACTCCTGCTGCTGCCGGCTTCCGATACAGGGCACGACGACGGCGCTGTTTGCGTAACTGCGGCGGCCCTCGGTTGGCAGGTCCTTGAGTTTTTAGCGGCCGAGGTAAATGGCGGCCCCTGTGATGTAGAACTTGCCGAGCGAAAATCACTCCTGCGGCTTACGGCACGCGACGTTGCCTTTGTTCCAGATCTGGCACCAGAGGACGTCTTCCTCAGTTTCTGCAGGCAGCTGGCCGTGCATACCGAACGGCCAGATAACGAGGACCCTGCTGTCCCCGCTCAGTGCTCCCTCCAGGACGTGCTGCCGCTCGCTCCTCAGCATACTGAGGCCCGCTGGAATGCGAGCGCCCGGGACCACCGCCTGAACATTCCTCTAGGGCTGGGCCCCACGGGAACGCGCACCCTGGACCTTCAGGCCGACGGACCCCACCTACTCGTTGCCGGGACCACCGGCTCCGGCAAGTCCGAACTGCTCCGCAGCCTCACCCTGGCTTTGGCCCTCTGCCATCCACCCAAGCGGGTGAATTTCCTTTTTGTTGATTTCAAGGGCGGATCCGGACTCGGTCCCCTCACGGAACTCGTCCACTGCGTCGGACTCCTGACGGACCTGTCCGCCCACGAGCTCGAACGCACCCTTACCTCTCTGCGTGCAGAAATCCGGCTGCGCGAGGAAGCGCTGGCCTCCGCACGGGTGCCGGATCTCACGGCATACCGGCACACCCGCGCTTCACAGGATTTCCCACTCCCCCATCTGGTCATCGTCATTGATGAGTTCCGCATGCTCGTGGATGATGCCCCGGAGGCGCTCCGGGAACTCATGCGGATCGCAGCCATCGGTCGCTCACTCGGAATCCACCTGGTCATGGCCACTCAACGGCCGCAAGGAGCGCTGACCGCAGACATCCGCGCCAATGTCACCTCGAGCATTGCGCTTCGGGTGCAATCGGAGATGGAGTCCTCGGACATCATCAATTCGAAATGTGCCGCCGCCATCAGCGTGGATGCACCGGGTCGGGCCTTCCTGGCCCGCGGTACGGAGGTTCCCCTGGAATTCCAGACCGCATCCGTAGGACCAGCGCAGGGCGAGCCCGGCCCAGCTGGGGCAGTCAGGGTACAACTTGCCGTGGAATGTCTTGCCTCAACCGGCTCCGTCGGAGCTGATATGTGTCTTCCCTCCGGGCAAACGCCGGCCCAGGCTGCACGCCCACTGGTGGCGATGGTGCGGGACCTGTGGCTTGAACGGAAGGAACCGGCGCCGAGGCGGCCAGTCGCTCCTGCTCTCCCTTCCAACCTGACCAAGCCACAAGAGGCCGCATCGTCGTTCCCGGCAGGCGGCCCCAGGCCCTCAGCACGGTCAATCAAGCTCGGTCTTCTTGACCTGCCGGCCAAGCAAAAAGTGGTGCCACTCGAGTGGAATCCGGCCGAAGACGGTCACGTGGCCCTTATCGGCGCTCCCTCTTCCGGTGCCACGGAGGCTCTTGAGCTGGCTGTTATGCAGTTGCTTCTCCGCCCGTTCGAAGCACACGGTTACGTCCTGGATGCAGACGGTACTTTCCTGTATGCGGCTGCACACCCCGGCATCGGGGCGCATGCGGGCCTCCATGAGCTGCGGCGGGCCGTCCGCGTGCTCGAACGCCTAAAGAGGGAATTGACCCACCGGCTGGGAAAAGGCGGCAAGCAGCACGATGACGCACTCTTGGTCCTCGTCATTTCCGGGTGGGGCTCGTGGGTTTCGGCGTTCCGTGCCGGGCCCTTGGCCTGGGCCGAAGACCTCGTCCAGGACCTTGCCCGAGACGGCGCACGGGCAGGGATCATCGTATTGATTGCCGGCGATCGTGAACTCGTTAGCTCAAGGGCGTTCTCGTCGCTGCCCAACCAGCTCTACTTCCCCACCGGTTCCAACACTGACAGCCGGATTGCGTGGCCGCGCATGCCGGCAACGGCCGAACTCACGGGGCGCGCCGTGGTATTCGGCCCCGTCTCCCACGGAGTTCCGGCCGTTTGCCAGCTTTACAGCGTCACGTCCCACTCTTGGAACTCAGGATCAACGGCCTTGCTGGACGACGAAGCAGGCCTTGACAGTGCGGAGAACGTCGGCGGCCAACAAACCAAACGCCCGTTCAAGGTCGAACAACTCCCGGCAGTGGTGGCAGCCAAAGACATACGGCCGACGGCACAGCCGGGGGTCATGGCACAGCCACCGCCCGACCGCACCCAACCAGCACCAACCCCGCAAGGCAGCAGGCGGCAGGACATCGTTCTTGGCGTGGGCGGTGACGAACTTGGGCCCAAGTCCTGCACGCTGCAGGGGGCAGGGGTGCTTACCGTCCTGGGAGGAGCCGGATCAGGAAAGACCAACGTCCTTCGCGCGCTGCCGCTCATGAATCCGGACCCCGGTCCATGGCTTTATCCCCAAGATGGGACCGACCCGTGCGACTTCTGGAAGCGGGAACTTGCCACGGCAGCAGCAGGTGAATTGTCAAAGGGGAAGGTGGCGTTGGTTGACGACGCCGATCTCCTCCCTGCCGAAGCCATCCGGAATCTGTCGGACCTCAACGCGTTGGGCTACCCAATGGTCCTCACCGCGACCTACAGTTCCTTGCTCATACAACGCGTGCCGCTGGTCATGAGCTCCCGCTCGGCCGGCACCGGCCTCCTGCTCGCACCGCGCTCCCTGTCGGACGGTGATCTCTTTGGGGGTCCGATTCGAAGTAGAGGCCACCGCACCGCCCGGCAGGGCCGTGCTCGTCTCCCACGGGGTGGCACAAAGCATCCAGGTGGGCTGGGCTCCTCCCGGGGAGGGAGCATGACGCTCCATGGAAGGAAATCAGTGCTCAAAGAATGA
- the glf gene encoding UDP-galactopyranose mutase, which yields MTADLVIVGSGFFGLTIAEQAATELGLKVVVIDRRHHIGGNAYSEKEEQTGIEVHRYGAHLFHTSNERVWEYVNRFTTFTNYVHKVYGVHKGEVYSLPINLATINQFFRANLTPGQARDLIQEQAGELAGTDPQNLNDKGIQLIGRPLYEAFIKHYTGKQWQTDPKDLPAGIISRLPVRYNYDNRYFNDKYEGLPTNGYTAWIEKMAEHPNIEVRLNTDFFDESHEYSKNKVVGNIPVIYTGPVDRYFDYAEGDLSWRTIDFEEEVLEVGDFQGTSVVNYNDDDVAYTRVIEPRHFHPERDYQTEKTVIMREFSRFAEKDDEPYYPINTSADRDRLLKYRDLAAAEKDVLFGGRLGTYKYLDMHMAIGSALSMFDNRIRPHFESGVQLESGGVDA from the coding sequence GTGACCGCTGACCTCGTCATAGTAGGGTCCGGCTTTTTTGGCCTGACGATCGCAGAACAGGCCGCTACTGAGCTCGGCTTGAAGGTTGTCGTCATCGACCGCCGCCACCACATCGGCGGCAATGCCTACAGCGAAAAAGAAGAGCAAACGGGTATCGAAGTGCACCGCTATGGTGCCCACCTGTTCCACACATCCAACGAGCGCGTGTGGGAGTACGTCAACCGGTTTACCACCTTCACGAACTATGTCCACAAGGTTTACGGCGTGCACAAGGGCGAGGTCTACTCCCTGCCGATCAACCTGGCCACAATCAACCAGTTCTTCCGCGCCAACCTGACCCCTGGCCAGGCGAGGGACCTCATCCAGGAGCAGGCCGGCGAGCTTGCCGGAACTGATCCGCAGAACCTCAATGACAAGGGCATCCAGCTGATCGGCCGGCCCCTGTATGAGGCTTTCATCAAGCACTACACCGGCAAACAGTGGCAGACGGACCCGAAAGACCTGCCGGCCGGCATCATCTCGCGGCTGCCTGTTCGCTACAACTACGACAACCGGTACTTCAACGACAAGTACGAGGGCCTGCCCACAAACGGTTACACAGCGTGGATTGAAAAGATGGCCGAGCACCCGAACATCGAGGTCCGGCTGAACACCGACTTTTTTGACGAGTCGCACGAGTACAGCAAAAACAAAGTTGTCGGCAACATCCCGGTGATCTACACGGGCCCGGTCGACCGGTACTTTGACTACGCTGAAGGCGACCTGTCCTGGCGCACCATTGACTTCGAGGAAGAGGTCCTGGAGGTCGGGGACTTCCAGGGAACGTCGGTAGTGAACTACAACGACGACGACGTGGCGTACACCCGTGTCATCGAACCCCGCCACTTCCACCCCGAGCGTGATTACCAGACAGAAAAGACGGTCATCATGCGCGAGTTCTCGCGCTTTGCCGAGAAGGACGACGAGCCGTACTACCCAATTAACACCTCTGCAGACCGCGACCGGTTGCTCAAGTACCGTGACCTGGCAGCGGCGGAGAAGGACGTCCTGTTCGGCGGCCGGCTGGGAACGTACAAATACCTCGACATGCACATGGCCATCGGGTCCGCGCTGAGCATGTTCGACAACAGGATCCGGCCGCACTTTGAGAGCGGCGTACAGCTGGAAAGCGGAGGCGTGGACGCATGA
- a CDS encoding glycosyltransferase gives MTTTEETSSWSVLQRVILPSADQTDTIPLYVDAGPASGIRLRENDELARSPKLPEDKLQMFSSGLSQAHFEDLLSRASMRVRAGEQISFGTYFNAFPASYWRRWTSVRDIRLVVRTSGAGTVTVYKSNARGSVQRVDGRHVEADTTSVFELSLKPFGDGGWYWFDLAATTDGLVLESGQWETAEAARENGQVTLEITTMNKPEFCLTNARILAENPDVLTNVKEILIVDQGTEKVEDQEGFAEVKASLGGKLRVINQANLGGSGGFARGMYEAVENGSDYVLLLDDDIVVEPESIVRLLTFADRCRRPTIVGGHMFDLYSRSVLHTFGEVVDPYRIVPAQPHADMELRHDFSVANLRQTAWLHRRVDVDYNGWWMCLIPTKVIEEIGLSLPLFIKWDDAEYGLRAREAGFATVSMPGAAVWHVSWADKDDMVGWQSYFHGRNRLITTLIHSPYPKGGRVLRESVQADVKHLVSMQYFTEHGRIEALKDIFKGPDDLHGVLATRLPEINALKSEYPDAQLKDDVDDFPAPKLGRGPMGGAPIGMPRKKDLVPWGIKTVSRQLVQTPAPESSERPQGFLAHRDNRWFRLAHYDSVIVSNAEGTGASWYRRDPKKLKSMLAEATRLHLRLYREWDKLAEQYRRAVPEITSMAAWKKTFDADSQEGR, from the coding sequence ATGACTACTACTGAAGAGACGTCCTCATGGAGCGTTCTTCAGCGAGTGATCCTCCCTTCCGCCGACCAGACAGACACCATCCCGCTCTACGTGGATGCCGGTCCGGCGAGTGGTATCCGTCTGCGGGAGAATGACGAACTGGCGCGCTCGCCTAAGCTGCCCGAAGACAAACTGCAGATGTTCAGCTCCGGCCTGAGCCAGGCGCACTTCGAGGACTTACTCTCACGGGCATCCATGCGGGTTCGAGCCGGCGAGCAGATTTCCTTCGGCACCTATTTCAATGCATTCCCCGCGAGTTATTGGCGGCGGTGGACTTCCGTGCGCGATATCCGGCTGGTTGTCAGGACAAGCGGCGCGGGAACGGTCACTGTCTACAAGTCAAATGCCCGAGGATCCGTGCAGCGCGTCGATGGGCGCCACGTCGAAGCGGATACCACCTCGGTTTTCGAGCTATCGCTCAAACCATTTGGTGACGGCGGCTGGTACTGGTTTGACCTCGCTGCCACCACCGACGGACTGGTGCTGGAAAGCGGACAGTGGGAGACGGCGGAGGCCGCCCGTGAAAACGGGCAGGTGACCCTGGAAATCACCACGATGAACAAGCCCGAGTTCTGCCTCACCAACGCCCGGATCCTTGCGGAGAACCCGGACGTCCTCACCAACGTCAAGGAAATCCTGATCGTGGACCAAGGCACGGAGAAGGTGGAGGACCAGGAGGGTTTCGCTGAAGTAAAAGCGTCCCTCGGGGGCAAGCTGCGGGTGATCAACCAGGCAAACCTGGGCGGTTCCGGCGGCTTTGCCCGCGGCATGTACGAGGCCGTTGAGAACGGCAGCGACTACGTGCTGCTGCTTGACGACGACATTGTTGTGGAGCCCGAAAGCATTGTCCGGCTTCTTACGTTCGCCGACCGTTGCCGCAGGCCCACAATCGTCGGCGGACACATGTTTGACCTGTACAGCCGCAGCGTCCTGCATACTTTCGGTGAGGTCGTCGATCCTTACCGGATTGTGCCGGCCCAGCCACACGCCGACATGGAGCTCCGCCACGACTTCAGCGTCGCCAACCTCCGCCAGACTGCCTGGCTGCACCGCCGGGTGGATGTCGACTATAACGGCTGGTGGATGTGCCTCATCCCAACAAAGGTGATCGAAGAAATCGGGCTCTCCCTTCCGCTGTTCATCAAGTGGGACGACGCCGAGTACGGTCTGCGTGCCCGGGAGGCCGGCTTCGCGACAGTATCGATGCCGGGCGCAGCGGTCTGGCACGTCTCCTGGGCTGACAAAGACGACATGGTCGGATGGCAGTCATACTTCCACGGACGCAACAGGCTGATCACTACCCTCATCCACAGCCCCTACCCGAAAGGTGGGCGGGTGTTGAGGGAATCCGTCCAGGCTGACGTCAAGCACCTTGTATCAATGCAGTACTTCACCGAGCACGGCCGGATTGAAGCACTCAAGGATATTTTCAAGGGACCCGATGACCTCCACGGGGTCCTGGCCACCCGTCTTCCTGAGATCAATGCACTGAAGTCCGAATACCCGGACGCCCAGTTGAAGGACGACGTCGACGACTTCCCGGCGCCGAAGCTGGGCCGCGGCCCCATGGGGGGCGCTCCGATTGGTATGCCGCGCAAAAAGGACCTTGTTCCCTGGGGTATCAAGACCGTGTCGCGGCAGCTGGTGCAGACCCCCGCGCCCGAGAGCTCCGAACGTCCGCAGGGCTTCCTGGCACACCGCGACAACCGATGGTTCCGGCTGGCCCACTACGACAGCGTCATTGTGTCCAACGCCGAGGGCACCGGGGCCTCCTGGTACCGCCGTGATCCCAAAAAGCTTAAGTCGATGCTGGCCGAGGCCACCCGTTTGCACCTTCGGCTCTACCGCGAGTGGGACAAGCTGGCTGAGCAGTACCGCCGTGCAGTTCCGGAGATCACTTCGATGGCGGCCTGGAAGAAGACGTTCGACGCCGACTCCCAGGAAGGCCGCTAA